A region of Chitinophaga horti DNA encodes the following proteins:
- a CDS encoding alkaline phosphatase, with translation MNKGINKTLIAAMLLAGTYSQATAQQYRVNANAHSHNDYLQQQPFYLAHANHFFSIEIDVFSKGDQLLVAHTPKEISPLRTIESLYIEPLMREMRLNGGKPYANGDKLQFLIDLKNGGDSALKVLERKLAPIREHFDVAKNPNAVRLVISGDMPAPARFSNFDPIFFFDGRAELKYTPDQLKRVAFVSAPLQQFSTWNGLGRMVHTEQAKVKHFVDSIHTTGKQVRFWGAPDTHTAWIEFMKLNIDYLNTDKPGEMAHFLNALPDNTYTAPATHEPYKPTYKTDVAGKKPKNVILLISDGAGFAQLWAAATANRGQLNATHFKHISFSQTASADDYNTDSAAGATAMSTGKKTNNRHIGVDTLGNPLLNIVDNLAAKGIKSGVISNDQITGATPSAFIAHQAERNDAAKIAKDVLNSQVTLLVGGKHKAFDEQLTQQLKQKGFTVQEGIGTAPFSGKRVLCFDGDNYDTNFRLIEQTFDKSIAYLQSQSHGKGFFLVMEGAKIDAGGHSNKIKTCIDEYLSFDKVIGKALQFADKDGETLVLVTSDHETGGIIVYDGSYTTGLVTGTFTTTDHTGLPVPLLSYGPGAEKFAGFIQNNEIPLKIIELLTK, from the coding sequence ATGAATAAAGGGATCAATAAAACGCTGATAGCGGCCATGCTGCTGGCGGGAACGTACAGCCAGGCCACGGCGCAGCAGTACCGTGTAAATGCTAATGCCCATTCGCACAACGACTATTTGCAGCAGCAACCGTTTTACCTCGCGCATGCAAATCATTTTTTTTCTATTGAGATAGATGTGTTTTCCAAAGGTGATCAGCTGCTCGTAGCGCATACACCGAAAGAAATATCGCCCCTGCGTACGATCGAATCATTGTACATAGAACCATTGATGCGGGAGATGCGCCTCAACGGCGGTAAGCCGTACGCGAACGGCGACAAACTTCAGTTCCTCATCGACCTTAAGAATGGCGGCGATAGCGCCCTGAAGGTACTTGAACGTAAACTGGCGCCCATCCGCGAGCACTTCGACGTTGCCAAAAATCCGAATGCAGTAAGATTGGTGATCAGCGGCGACATGCCCGCACCGGCGCGCTTTTCCAACTTTGATCCCATCTTCTTTTTTGATGGCAGAGCCGAATTGAAATATACACCCGACCAACTGAAACGCGTCGCTTTCGTAAGCGCACCGCTGCAACAATTCTCCACCTGGAATGGCCTGGGCCGCATGGTACATACCGAACAGGCGAAAGTGAAACATTTCGTTGACTCTATTCACACGACGGGCAAACAAGTACGTTTCTGGGGCGCCCCCGACACCCACACCGCCTGGATCGAGTTCATGAAACTGAACATCGATTATCTCAACACCGATAAACCGGGTGAGATGGCACATTTCCTCAACGCCTTACCCGATAACACTTATACGGCGCCCGCTACCCACGAGCCTTACAAGCCCACTTATAAAACCGACGTTGCCGGTAAAAAACCCAAAAACGTCATCCTGCTGATCAGCGACGGTGCAGGCTTCGCCCAACTGTGGGCAGCCGCTACCGCTAACCGCGGCCAGCTGAATGCCACACACTTTAAACATATCAGCTTCTCCCAAACCGCCTCTGCCGACGATTACAACACCGACTCCGCTGCCGGTGCAACCGCGATGAGCACAGGCAAAAAGACCAACAACCGCCACATCGGTGTAGACACACTCGGCAACCCGCTCCTGAACATCGTAGACAACCTCGCCGCAAAAGGAATCAAGAGCGGGGTTATCAGCAATGACCAGATTACCGGCGCCACACCATCTGCCTTTATCGCGCACCAGGCCGAGCGTAACGATGCCGCGAAGATCGCAAAAGATGTATTGAATAGCCAGGTAACGCTGCTCGTAGGCGGTAAACACAAGGCATTCGACGAACAGTTGACCCAGCAGCTGAAACAGAAAGGGTTTACCGTACAGGAAGGCATCGGCACTGCGCCTTTCTCCGGAAAACGTGTACTGTGTTTCGATGGCGACAACTACGACACCAACTTCCGCCTCATCGAACAAACATTTGATAAAAGCATCGCCTACCTGCAATCGCAAAGCCACGGCAAAGGCTTCTTCCTCGTGATGGAAGGCGCGAAAATCGATGCCGGCGGCCACTCTAACAAGATCAAAACCTGTATCGACGAGTACCTGAGCTTCGACAAGGTAATCGGCAAGGCCCTGCAGTTTGCCGACAAAGACGGCGAAACGCTCGTACTGGTTACCTCCGACCACGAAACAGGTGGTATCATCGTATACGACGGCAGCTACACCACCGGCCTGGTAACAGGCACCTTCACCACTACGGATCACACCGGTTTGCCGGTACCGTTGCTGTCTTACGGTCCGGGTGCAGAGAAGTTTGCCGGTTTTATCCAGAACAACGAGATACCGTTGAAAATCATTGAGTTACTCACAAAGTAA
- a CDS encoding RagB/SusD family nutrient uptake outer membrane protein, whose translation MKKPLIYIMILAAGLSACSKDWVDSKPYGAPSTAFFWKSDEDLEKATAAMYVPMANEATWGRDLFWVQDASDDLVVGRVKADGENIKNFIPSGREGYLTGGWRDLYWMMNKANQAIENIPKAVNVSDAIRDRSLGEAYFMRGFAHFWLAYIWGHKDQGVPFDGPENAEYGKRIPPQLKSVTDNYAQIISDLEKAATLLPLFESYAGEDRGRAHRAAAWAYMVKTYAYWAQYDNTKWAPIPDLADKIKNEGKRALITGKASAKENYRSVFTIANNWSSEYIWSVTSGAQGGSEFPGVILENTGWGAYNGWGYFQPTEELYQEYEANDPRREVTILKFGDKFTYFGLERSYFSTNSRSGFQINKYMEPFSYGSEGKSGTNPNVNPNGNYPTTTLNLSLIRYAEILLFKAEALIQLGRNGEAAAPLNEVRNRVGLGDIAMPTLNDLKHERRCELACEWTDRLQDLKRWGDYAKINMPLHGRIHTTTTDPASPYTVKEIWPARKFDPTRHMAWPISPDEISRSNGAYKQTPGWE comes from the coding sequence AGCCTCTTATTTACATAATGATACTGGCAGCAGGGCTTAGCGCCTGCTCCAAAGACTGGGTAGACTCCAAGCCGTATGGCGCGCCTTCAACTGCTTTCTTCTGGAAAAGTGACGAAGACCTTGAAAAAGCTACCGCCGCCATGTATGTGCCTATGGCCAATGAAGCCACCTGGGGCCGCGACCTGTTCTGGGTACAGGACGCGAGCGATGACCTGGTAGTAGGCCGCGTAAAAGCGGATGGTGAGAACATTAAAAACTTCATCCCATCCGGCCGCGAAGGTTACCTTACCGGTGGCTGGAGAGATTTGTACTGGATGATGAACAAAGCCAACCAGGCAATCGAGAACATTCCTAAAGCCGTGAACGTATCCGATGCGATCCGCGACCGGTCACTGGGTGAAGCGTATTTTATGCGTGGTTTCGCTCACTTCTGGCTCGCTTACATCTGGGGACATAAAGATCAGGGTGTACCTTTCGACGGACCTGAGAACGCGGAGTACGGCAAACGTATCCCCCCGCAATTAAAATCTGTAACCGATAACTACGCACAAATCATCAGTGACCTCGAAAAGGCCGCCACCCTGTTGCCCCTGTTCGAAAGTTATGCCGGCGAAGATCGCGGCCGCGCGCACCGCGCAGCTGCCTGGGCTTACATGGTAAAAACCTACGCTTACTGGGCACAGTACGACAATACAAAATGGGCACCGATCCCGGACCTGGCCGACAAAATCAAAAATGAAGGTAAACGCGCGCTGATCACTGGTAAAGCCAGTGCAAAAGAGAACTACCGTTCCGTATTTACCATTGCCAATAACTGGAGCTCTGAGTACATCTGGTCCGTGACTTCCGGCGCACAGGGCGGTTCGGAGTTTCCGGGTGTTATCCTGGAAAATACCGGTTGGGGTGCTTACAATGGCTGGGGTTATTTTCAACCTACCGAGGAGCTGTACCAGGAGTACGAAGCCAACGATCCACGCCGCGAGGTGACCATCCTGAAGTTCGGTGATAAGTTCACCTACTTCGGACTGGAGCGTTCTTACTTTTCTACCAACAGCCGTTCTGGCTTCCAGATCAATAAATACATGGAGCCGTTTAGCTATGGTTCCGAAGGAAAATCAGGTACCAACCCGAACGTAAACCCGAACGGTAACTACCCGACCACCACCCTCAACCTGTCCCTGATCCGTTATGCGGAGATCCTGCTGTTCAAGGCTGAGGCTTTGATCCAGCTGGGCAGGAACGGCGAGGCCGCTGCACCGCTGAACGAAGTGAGAAACCGCGTAGGTTTGGGCGATATCGCCATGCCAACCCTCAACGACCTCAAACACGAGCGTCGCTGCGAACTGGCCTGCGAATGGACCGACCGCCTGCAAGACCTGAAACGCTGGGGCGATTATGCAAAGATCAATATGCCATTACATGGCCGTATACATACCACGACTACTGATCCTGCTTCTCCCTACACCGTGAAAGAGATCTGGCCCGCCCGCAAGTTCGATCCCACCCGCCATATGGCCTGGCCCATTAGTCCGGATGAGATTTCGAGGAGCAATGGAGCGTACAAACAAACACCAGGCTGGGAATAG